The Achromobacter spanius genome includes the window TGTTACTTGCGCAACGTATGTTGCGTGATGACTACGCAGCATCAATGTTCCGTTTGGGATTCAGCAACGAAGTTGCCGACATCCTGATGCGTTTGTCGCCGGCGCAATTGGTGAAGCTGGCCAGCTCCAGCTCGCTGCTGTGCCGGTTCCGCTTTGATGATTACAGCCTGCTGTCCGCGCTGACCCGCGACGTGCTGGGTGGTGCGCTGCAACAAGCCCACGCTACGATCCTGTTGGCCAAGCAACCTGTAGAAGAACTGGCCTGACGGCCGCTCGATCACCCACTCGGACTCTGCAATGGCCTCCAAAAGCGTATCTCAGGAAGCGGACGACATTCTGCTTGCCAGCTCCATGATTACTTTGGGAGCTCGGTTACAGGTCCTGGAGGCGGAAACCAGCCTCAGCCACGACCGCCTCGCACGCTTGTATCGTGAAATTCGTGGTTGCTCGCCACCCAAAGGCATGCTGCCGTTCTCGGTTGACTGGTTCATGACCTGGTTGCCGAACATCCATTCGTCGCTGTTCTATAACGTGTATTCGTTCCTGAACGCGCGCACCAGCAGCAAGGGCATGCGCGCCACCATCGACGCCTATCGCCTGTACCTGGAAAACGCCGGCCTTGATACGGCCGAAAGCACCGAGCCGGTACTGAGCTTCACCCGCGCCTGGATGCTCGTGCGTTTCTTTGATAGCGGCATGTTGCAACTGTCCGCCTGCCGCCAGTGCGGCGGCCATTTCATTGCCCACGCCCATGATCCGCAATCGGATTTTGTTTGCGCGATCTGCCGTCCGCCCCCTCGCGCCGGCAAGACGCGCGCAGCGGCCAAAGCGCGCGCCGGCACCCGTCCCGCGCCTCTCTTCGGCGACGCCCGTCCCTGACCGGGCCGGCGCAGTTTGCGTCCAAATACATCAAAAGCCCTGGAAAACTCCCCGTAACCCGCCTTTTTGGGTCGGGGGGAACAGGGGATCATTGACGCTAGTTTTAGACTTCGTTGGCAGGGGCCTGATGTGTTGATTGTTATCGGTTTTCTCGTGGTGATCGTGTCGGTCGTCGGCAGCTTCATAGCGCTGGGCGGCCACTTGGGCGCGCTTTACCAGCCCTTCGAGCTGACGCTGATCTTTGGTGCGGCCTTTGGGGCTTTTCTGGCCGGCAACAGCAAAAAGTCGCTGATGCTGGTGAAGGCGGCGCTGCCCGACGCGCTGAAAAGTTCGCGCTACAGCAAAGACGTGTACATGGAGCTGATGGCTCTCTTGTATGTGTTGCTGAACAAAGCGCGTCGTGAAGGCCTGATGGCCATCGAATCGCATATTGAAGACCCGGCGTCCAGCCCGATCTTCAGCGAATATCCTCGCATCGCCAAAGACGCGAAGCTCATGGAGTTCATTACGGACTACCTGCGCATCATGATCAGCGGCAACATGAGCTCGTTTGAAATCGAAACGCTCATGGACGAGGAAATCGAGACCTATCGCCATGAACGGGAAGTGCCCGCGCATGCGCTGCAGCAGATGGCCGACGGCCTGCCGGCCTTCGGTATCGTGGCCGCGGTGCTGGGCGTGATCAAGGCGCTGGCCGCCGTGGACCAGCCGCCCGCCATTCTGGGCGACCTGATCTCCAAGGCCATGGTCGGCACGTTCCTGGGGATTCTGCTGGCGTATGGCTTCGTGGGGCCGCTGGCTTCGCGGGTTGAGCGCCGCAACGACGAAGCCATGAAAGTGCTGGAATGCATCAAGACCACGTTGCTGGCCAGCATGAACGGCTACCCGCCCCAACTGGCGGTGGAATTTGGCCGCAAGGTGCTGTTCTCGTCCGTGCGTCCGACCTTTGGTGAGCTGGAAGAGCACGTCCGGCAAACCAAGTCGACCGGCAAGGCCTGACGGAGCGGGCCATGAGCACGGTAAACAATCACCGTGTGGTGATCCGCCGCAAGAAGGTCAAGGGCGGCGGACACCACGGCGGAAGCTGGAAAATCGCCTACGCCGACTTCATCACCGCGATGATGGCGTTCTTTCTGGTGCTGTGGCTGATCAGCATCGTGCCACGCGAAGAACTCAAGGGCATCGCGGAATATTTCCGCATGCCCCTGCGCGTGGCGATCACGGGCGGGCCCAGCAGCTCGGCCGAGACCAGCGCGGTGCCGGGCGGCGGGCGCGACCCCTTGCGCAGCGAAGGCGATGTGCGCAAAGGCCAGGGCAACCGGGTTGAATCCCAGCCCATGGGCGACGCCGAACGGCGCGAGCAGCACCGCCTGGAAAACCTGAAAAAGCGCCTTGAGAACGTCATCGAGACCAGCCCCGTCCTGAAAAGCTTCAGGCCGCAACTGCTGATCGACCTGACGACGGAAGGCCTGCGCATTCAGATCATCGACAACCAGAACCGCCCCATGTTCGCGACCGGCCGCGCCGAAGTGCAGTCGTACATGCGCGACATTCTGCGCGAGCTGGGACCGGTGCTGAATGAACTGCCCAACAAGGTCAGCATCTCGGGCCACACCGACGCCTCGCAGTACGCGCGCGGCGAACGTGCCTATAGCAACTGGGAATTGTCGGCGGACCGCGCCAATGCCTCGCGCCAGGAATTGGTGGCCGGCGGCATGAACGAAAGCAAGGTCATGCGCATCCAGGGTCTGTCTTCCAGCATGAGTCTGGTTAAAGATGATCCGTATGCAGCCGTTAATAGACGTATCAGCCTCGTGGTGCTCAATATGAACACCCAGAAGCGCATCGAAAGCGAGAACGCCGCCGCGGCGGACATCAGTGCCAAAGATGCCCGCGAGGTGGGGACGGCCGTGGAGGCGGCGCAAGCCGCCGTCCAGGCCGCGACGGCAACCAATCAAGGCGAAGCGGCAAATGCGCCGCCGGTTCAGGGGGTTCGATAGCAATGGCGGCAACGATTCTGGTGGCGGACGACTCGGCGACGATGCGCATGATCGTCCAGGCGACGTTGACGGGCGCGGGATGGAAGGTGTTGACGGCCGGCAACGGCCAGGAAGCGCTGGATGTGGCCAAGAGCCACCCGGTGGACCTGGTGGTCAGCGACTGGAACATGCCCGTCAAGGGCGGGCTGGAGCTGATCCAGGGCCTGCGTGAACTGGACCAGTACCTGGATGTGCCGGTGCTGGTGCTGACCACCGAAGACGATGTGGATAGCAAAATGGCCGCTCGGGATCTGGGCGTTTGTGGCTGGCTGTCCAAGCCGGTCGACCCCGATGTGCTGGTGGAATTGGCGACCGAGCTGCTCGATGAGCAGGCCGGCGCGTAAAGCAGGTTCATTTATGAAGGCGTACGGGTCATGAGTTCTGGTTTGGACCTCAGTCAGTTTTACGAGACCTTTTTCGATGAGGCGGACGAGCTGCTCGCGCAGATGGAGCAGCTGCTGCTTGAACTCGACGTGGGTTCTCCCGATATCGAACAGCTCAATGCCATCTTCCGCGCGGCCCACTCCATCAAGGGCGGCGCGGCGACATTCGGCTGTTTTACGCAGTTGGCGGGTACCACCCACCTGCTTGAAAACCTTCTGGACGCAATCCGCCGTGGCGAAATGGCGCTGCGTACGGACATGATTGATATTTTCTTGGAAACGAAAGACGTGCTCAAAAGCCAACTGGATGCCTATCGGGCCTCCGAAGAGCCCGATGAAGCCGTGTTTGAGCGTATCTGCGCCGTCTTGAGGCAGTTGGCGCTGGAGCATAAGGACCCCGCCGCGGCCGTGGCCGCGCCGGCGGCGCCTGCTCCCGTGGCTGCTCCGGCTCCCGCGCCCGCGCCTGTCGTGGCTGCTCCGGCCCCCGCGCCCGAACCCGAACCCCAACCCGTCACGCAGGCCGCCGCCGCCGGCGACTTGCCGCTCAAAGTCAGGATCACCAAGGTGTCCGACAAGGACGCGGCGTCCCTGCTTGAAGAAATGGGCAACCTGGGCAACGTGCGCGCAAGCGAACGTGCCAATGGCGCCCTGACCGTGTGGATGGACAGCACCTGCACGCCGGACGACATTGAAGCGGTGTGTTGCTTCATTGTGGATGGTGACCAGCTTTCCATCAGCCGCGAAGCCGCACCCGCCGCCCAGGCCACCACCCCGGTGGCCGAGCCGGTGGCAACTGCCCCCGCGCCGGTGGCAGCGCCTGCGCCTGCGCCCGTAGCGGCAGAGCCCGTGCCGACGGTGGCGGATACCGTCGCAGCGGCCGAGGCCATCACGCAAGCCGCTGCCCGCGCATCGCGTCCGGCGGCACCCGCGCACGCCGACAAGGAATCCACCTCCATTCGTGTGGGCGTGGAAAAAGTCGACCAGGTGATCAACCTGGTGGGCGAACTGGTCATCACGCAGGCCATGCTGGCGCAAACGGCCTCCACGCTGGACCCCGTCCTGCACGACCGCCTGCTCAACGGCATGGAACAGTTGGAACGCAACGCCCGTGACCTGCAGGAAGCGGTGATGTCCATCCGCATGATGCCGATGGACTACGTGTTCAGCCGCTTTCCGCGTCTGGTGCGCGACATTGCCGGCAAGATGGGCAAGCAGATCGAACTGCAAACCTACGGCCGCGCCACCGAGCTGGACAAGAGCCTGATCGAACGCATCATCGACCCGCTGACGCACTTGGTGCGCAACAGCCTGGACCACGGTATCGAAACGCCCGAAAAGCGTATCGCCGCGGGCAAGGATCCGGTCGGTCAACTGGTGTTGTCCGCGCAACACAACGGCGGCAACATCGTGATCGAAGTCAGCGATGACGGCGGCGGCCTGAGCCGCGAAAAGATCCTGAAGAAGGCCATGGCCCAGGGCATGGCCGTCAACGAGAATTCGCCTGACGATGAAATCTGGCAACTGATTTTCGCGCCGGGTTTCTCCACCGCCGAAAAGGTCACGGACATCTCGGGCCGTGGCGTGGGCATGGACGTGGTGCGCCGGAACATCCAGGACATGGGTGGCCATGTGCAGTTGTCGTGCGAGCCGGGCAACGGCACCACGACGCGCATCGTGCTGCCGCTGACGCTGGCCATTCTGGACGGCATGTCGGTGCGCGTGGGTGAAGAAACCTTCATCCTGCCGCTGAACCATGTAACGGAATCGCTGCAACCCACCAACGACCAGATCTACTCGGTGGCGGGTAACGAGCGCGTGATGCATGTGCGTGGCGAATACCTGCCGCTGGTGGAAATGCATCGTGTGTTCTCGGTCAGCCAGGCGCAGACCGATCCCACGCAGGCCATCGCCGTCATCATGCAGGCCGAAGACCGCCGTTTTGCGCTGTTGGTGGATCACCTGATCGGCCAGCACCAGGTGGTGGTGAAGAATCTTGAGTCCAACTACCGCAAGGTTCCCGGCATCTCGGCGGCCACCATCCTGGGTGATGGCAGCGTGGCCCTGATTGTTGACGTATTTGCGCTTGCGCGCGCCAACCGTGAACGTTGGTCGCAGCCCGAAGCCATTTTGAATTGATGGAGCATTAAAAATCATGGCAGCCAAACCGCAAGCGCAATCCGCGCGCAACGAAGATGTCGGCAGCGAATTCCTCGTCTTCACGCTGGGCGACGAAGAGTACGGCATCGACATCCTGAAAGTGCAGGAAATCCGGGGCTACGACGCCGACACGGTGACTCGCATCGCCAACGTTCCGACCTTCATCAAGGGCGTGACGAACCTGCGCGGCATCATCGTTCCCATCGTCGACCTGCGTATCAAGTTCAACCTGGGCCGCGTTGACTACAACGAGCAGACCGTCGTCATCATCCTCAACCTGGATCGCCGCGTGGTCGGCATCGTGGTTGATGGCGTGTCCGACGTGCTGATGTTGAACGCCGGCCAGATTCGTCCGGCGCCGGAATTCGGCGCCACCTTGTCGACCGAATACCTGACCGGTCTGGGCACGGTGGACGAGCGCATGCTCATCCTGGTCGATATCGAAAAGATGATGACCAGCGACGAAATGGCGCTGGTGGAGAAGGTCGCCTCCTGATCGGAGTTTGACCGGAACGCGGGGTAGAGGCGCCATATTCAATCCGATGTGGCGCTTTCCTTTAACGATTGCAGTCAAAGGGTGGTTCTTGAGATGCGCAAGTTTTTCGCGAACATGACGATACGCAGCAGCCTGTTGTGGGTGCTGGCGTTCTTCTCATTCATGTTGGTGATTGGGGCGGCGCTAGGCGTGTTGTCCCTGCGCATCAGCAATGGAACCCTGGCCGAGATCAAGCAGTCGCAGGAACTGAATGACGCGGTGAGCCGGGTCGTGTCCAGCTACAAGGACACGATGAGCGGCCTGGGCCGCGCGGCGACCGCCAACTATGCGGACATCGTGGGCAGTGTCGGTCAAGCCACCTTGCTGACACAGGGCCTGTCGGCGGAAGCCACCGGGCTGCTGGAACGCGCCAAGGGGTCCATGAACAAGGGCCAGGCGGAATTCGAGTACTACAAGACGCTGCCCCAGCCCCCGGACGCCGTCGAGTCGCTGAAGGAAATTGAAGCGTCCTACGCCATGCTGGTGCAGCAAGGCTTGAACCCGCTGGTGGCCGCCCTGGAAAAGGCCGACATGCCGGCCTACCAGAAGCAGGTCCAGACGGTGCAAGACGCGCTGGAAGGGCGTTTTTCACGCGCCATCGAGGGCTTTGATTTCTGGCGCGCCAGCAAGATGCTGGACGCGCATGACGTGGCGCAGGTGCGCTACCAATTCGTGTTGATCGCGGTGGCCGCGGGCGGTGTGATCGCCGCGCTGCTGGTGTTTGCCACCTATATCTTCCTGCGCCGCCGCGTGCTGCAGCCCTTGAAAGAAGCTGGCCAGCACTTCGACCGCATCGCGGGCGGTGACCTGACCGCCCGGGTGGAGGCGCGCAACACCAATGAAATCGGCCAGTTGTTCGCCGCCCTGAAGCGCATGCAGGAAAGCCTGACGCGCACGGTGGCGACGGTGCGCCGTGGCGTGGATGAAATCAACGTGGGCTCGCATGAAATCGCGGCCGGCAACACCGACCTGTCCAGCCGCACGGAACAGCAGGCGGCGTCCCTTGAGGAAACCGCCGCGTCCATGGAAGAGCTGGCCTCTACCGTGAAGCAGAATGCCGACAACGCGCGCCAGGCCAACCAGTTGGCGGCCAGCGCGTCGGACGTGGCCGAGCGCGGCGGTTCTGCGGTGTCGGAAGTGGTGACCACCATGCACGACATTTCGGCCAGCTCGCGCAAGATCTCCGAGATTGTTTCCGTCATCGACGGCATCGCGTTCCAGACCAACATCCTGGCGCTGAACGCCGCCGTGGAAGCGGCACGCGCGGGCGAGCAGGGCAAGGGTTTCGCGGTGGTGGCGGGCGAAGTGCGCTCGCTGGCGCAACGCAGCGCGCAAGCCGCCAAGGAAATCAAGGGCTTGATCGAAGACTCGGTCACGAAGGTGGGCGCGGGTTCTCAGCAGGTGGAACGCGCGGGTGCAACGATGCAGGAAATCGTGGCATCGGTGAAGCGCGTGACGGACATCATGGGCGAGATCTCGGCAGCGTCCGAAGAACAGTCCAGCGGTATTGACCAGGTCAACCGCGCCGTGTCGCAGATGGACGAAGTGACGCAACAGAACGCGGCGCTGGTGGAAGAAGCGGCGGCCGCGGCCGGCTCGCTGCAAGAGCAGGCGGAACGCCTGGCGCAAGCCGTGGCGGTGTTCAAGATCAATGCGGGCGAAGTCATCGAGGTGCCGGCGCAACGCCTGTCTTCGGTGCGATCGTCCGATGAAGACTCTCGCTTGCAAGCGCACGATGCGCTTGCGCTTGGGCACTGAGGAATCGCGTGGCAACTGCGGCAACC containing:
- the flhD gene encoding flagellar transcriptional regulator FlhD, with the translated sequence MQQVENSLLADIREVNLSYLLLAQRMLRDDYAASMFRLGFSNEVADILMRLSPAQLVKLASSSSLLCRFRFDDYSLLSALTRDVLGGALQQAHATILLAKQPVEELA
- the flhC gene encoding flagellar transcriptional regulator FlhC; translated protein: MASKSVSQEADDILLASSMITLGARLQVLEAETSLSHDRLARLYREIRGCSPPKGMLPFSVDWFMTWLPNIHSSLFYNVYSFLNARTSSKGMRATIDAYRLYLENAGLDTAESTEPVLSFTRAWMLVRFFDSGMLQLSACRQCGGHFIAHAHDPQSDFVCAICRPPPRAGKTRAAAKARAGTRPAPLFGDARP
- the motA gene encoding flagellar motor stator protein MotA; the protein is MLIVIGFLVVIVSVVGSFIALGGHLGALYQPFELTLIFGAAFGAFLAGNSKKSLMLVKAALPDALKSSRYSKDVYMELMALLYVLLNKARREGLMAIESHIEDPASSPIFSEYPRIAKDAKLMEFITDYLRIMISGNMSSFEIETLMDEEIETYRHEREVPAHALQQMADGLPAFGIVAAVLGVIKALAAVDQPPAILGDLISKAMVGTFLGILLAYGFVGPLASRVERRNDEAMKVLECIKTTLLASMNGYPPQLAVEFGRKVLFSSVRPTFGELEEHVRQTKSTGKA
- the motB gene encoding flagellar motor protein MotB is translated as MSTVNNHRVVIRRKKVKGGGHHGGSWKIAYADFITAMMAFFLVLWLISIVPREELKGIAEYFRMPLRVAITGGPSSSAETSAVPGGGRDPLRSEGDVRKGQGNRVESQPMGDAERREQHRLENLKKRLENVIETSPVLKSFRPQLLIDLTTEGLRIQIIDNQNRPMFATGRAEVQSYMRDILRELGPVLNELPNKVSISGHTDASQYARGERAYSNWELSADRANASRQELVAGGMNESKVMRIQGLSSSMSLVKDDPYAAVNRRISLVVLNMNTQKRIESENAAAADISAKDAREVGTAVEAAQAAVQAATATNQGEAANAPPVQGVR
- a CDS encoding response regulator, producing MAATILVADDSATMRMIVQATLTGAGWKVLTAGNGQEALDVAKSHPVDLVVSDWNMPVKGGLELIQGLRELDQYLDVPVLVLTTEDDVDSKMAARDLGVCGWLSKPVDPDVLVELATELLDEQAGA
- the cheA gene encoding chemotaxis protein CheA; this translates as MSSGLDLSQFYETFFDEADELLAQMEQLLLELDVGSPDIEQLNAIFRAAHSIKGGAATFGCFTQLAGTTHLLENLLDAIRRGEMALRTDMIDIFLETKDVLKSQLDAYRASEEPDEAVFERICAVLRQLALEHKDPAAAVAAPAAPAPVAAPAPAPAPVVAAPAPAPEPEPQPVTQAAAAGDLPLKVRITKVSDKDAASLLEEMGNLGNVRASERANGALTVWMDSTCTPDDIEAVCCFIVDGDQLSISREAAPAAQATTPVAEPVATAPAPVAAPAPAPVAAEPVPTVADTVAAAEAITQAAARASRPAAPAHADKESTSIRVGVEKVDQVINLVGELVITQAMLAQTASTLDPVLHDRLLNGMEQLERNARDLQEAVMSIRMMPMDYVFSRFPRLVRDIAGKMGKQIELQTYGRATELDKSLIERIIDPLTHLVRNSLDHGIETPEKRIAAGKDPVGQLVLSAQHNGGNIVIEVSDDGGGLSREKILKKAMAQGMAVNENSPDDEIWQLIFAPGFSTAEKVTDISGRGVGMDVVRRNIQDMGGHVQLSCEPGNGTTTRIVLPLTLAILDGMSVRVGEETFILPLNHVTESLQPTNDQIYSVAGNERVMHVRGEYLPLVEMHRVFSVSQAQTDPTQAIAVIMQAEDRRFALLVDHLIGQHQVVVKNLESNYRKVPGISAATILGDGSVALIVDVFALARANRERWSQPEAILN
- the cheW gene encoding chemotaxis protein CheW, which translates into the protein MAAKPQAQSARNEDVGSEFLVFTLGDEEYGIDILKVQEIRGYDADTVTRIANVPTFIKGVTNLRGIIVPIVDLRIKFNLGRVDYNEQTVVIILNLDRRVVGIVVDGVSDVLMLNAGQIRPAPEFGATLSTEYLTGLGTVDERMLILVDIEKMMTSDEMALVEKVAS
- a CDS encoding methyl-accepting chemotaxis protein codes for the protein MRKFFANMTIRSSLLWVLAFFSFMLVIGAALGVLSLRISNGTLAEIKQSQELNDAVSRVVSSYKDTMSGLGRAATANYADIVGSVGQATLLTQGLSAEATGLLERAKGSMNKGQAEFEYYKTLPQPPDAVESLKEIEASYAMLVQQGLNPLVAALEKADMPAYQKQVQTVQDALEGRFSRAIEGFDFWRASKMLDAHDVAQVRYQFVLIAVAAGGVIAALLVFATYIFLRRRVLQPLKEAGQHFDRIAGGDLTARVEARNTNEIGQLFAALKRMQESLTRTVATVRRGVDEINVGSHEIAAGNTDLSSRTEQQAASLEETAASMEELASTVKQNADNARQANQLAASASDVAERGGSAVSEVVTTMHDISASSRKISEIVSVIDGIAFQTNILALNAAVEAARAGEQGKGFAVVAGEVRSLAQRSAQAAKEIKGLIEDSVTKVGAGSQQVERAGATMQEIVASVKRVTDIMGEISAASEEQSSGIDQVNRAVSQMDEVTQQNAALVEEAAAAAGSLQEQAERLAQAVAVFKINAGEVIEVPAQRLSSVRSSDEDSRLQAHDALALGH